Proteins co-encoded in one Marinomonas sp. IMCC 4694 genomic window:
- the murA gene encoding UDP-N-acetylglucosamine 1-carboxyvinyltransferase translates to MDKLLITGGTRLNGVVRASGAKNAALPILAATLLTKELITIKNLPHLHDITTMLELLGSMGCGVVVDEKMSVQLDVSTLNNCEAPYDLVKTMRASILVLGPLVSHFGKAIVSLPGGCAIGSRPVDLHLRGLEAMGATIDVEGGDIVATVDGRLKGARIFFDKVTVTGTENLLMAATLADGQTVLENAAREPEVVDLAECLIAMGAKITGHGTDTIIIDGVEALHGTSYPVMPDRIETGTFLVAAAITGGKVRVIDTNVKSLEAVLSKLEEAGAKVTCGDDWIEVDMEGRRPNAVNISTAPYPAFPTDMQAQFVALNSVANGVGRVIENIFENRFMHVDEMLRMGADIEVTGNTAIVRGCERLKGAPVMATDLRASASLVLSALVAEGDTKIDRIYHIDRGYECIEEKFGSLGAKISRVLN, encoded by the coding sequence ATGGATAAGCTTTTGATTACCGGTGGTACTCGGCTTAACGGTGTGGTTCGTGCTTCTGGTGCAAAAAATGCAGCCTTGCCCATTCTGGCCGCAACCTTGTTAACCAAAGAACTGATCACCATTAAAAACCTTCCTCATCTTCACGATATTACTACCATGCTGGAGCTGTTAGGTTCGATGGGTTGTGGTGTGGTTGTCGATGAGAAAATGAGCGTGCAGCTCGATGTGTCAACCTTGAACAATTGTGAAGCCCCATACGACTTGGTTAAAACGATGCGCGCGTCCATTCTTGTGCTTGGGCCTCTGGTCAGTCATTTTGGTAAAGCGATCGTGTCTCTACCGGGCGGTTGTGCTATCGGCAGTCGCCCCGTTGACTTGCATCTACGTGGCCTAGAGGCGATGGGCGCAACCATTGATGTAGAGGGTGGCGATATTGTTGCGACAGTGGATGGTCGCTTGAAAGGAGCTCGAATTTTCTTTGATAAAGTGACCGTGACAGGGACTGAAAATTTACTCATGGCGGCCACTCTGGCGGATGGGCAAACGGTACTTGAAAATGCGGCTCGTGAACCTGAAGTTGTCGATTTAGCAGAATGCCTAATTGCTATGGGAGCGAAAATTACCGGTCACGGCACAGATACTATTATCATTGATGGTGTTGAAGCACTTCATGGGACCAGTTATCCAGTAATGCCAGACAGAATTGAAACAGGGACTTTTTTAGTTGCAGCGGCCATTACAGGCGGTAAAGTTCGAGTGATCGATACGAATGTGAAATCGCTTGAGGCGGTATTGTCAAAGCTGGAAGAGGCTGGAGCAAAAGTTACCTGCGGTGATGATTGGATTGAAGTCGATATGGAAGGTCGTCGCCCCAACGCGGTGAACATCAGTACCGCTCCGTACCCAGCTTTCCCTACGGACATGCAAGCGCAGTTTGTTGCTCTAAATTCCGTGGCAAATGGCGTTGGTCGAGTCATTGAGAATATTTTTGAAAACCGCTTCATGCATGTAGACGAAATGTTACGTATGGGCGCGGATATTGAAGTAACAGGAAATACTGCGATTGTGCGTGGCTGTGAGCGTTTGAAAGGTGCGCCTGTTATGGCTACTGATTTGCGCGCGTCGGCTAGCTTGGTATTGTCTGCTTTGGTCGCGGAAGGAGATACAAAAATAGATCGTATTTATCACATAGATCGTGGTTATGAGTGTATCGAAGAAAAATTCGGTTCACTGGGTGCGAAAATTTCACGGGTTTTAAATTAA
- a CDS encoding BolA family protein, producing MNAGEVKALLETSIANCEVLAEGEGCNFQIRVVSSEFEGLSTVKRQQLVYSHLQEAIASGVIHAVTMKTYTPDQISKL from the coding sequence GTGAACGCAGGTGAAGTGAAAGCACTATTAGAAACCTCGATTGCCAATTGTGAAGTCCTTGCTGAAGGCGAAGGTTGTAATTTTCAAATTAGGGTGGTGTCTAGCGAATTTGAAGGCTTATCAACCGTTAAAAGACAGCAGTTGGTTTACTCGCATTTACAAGAGGCCATTGCCAGTGGTGTTATCCACGCGGTCACCATGAAAACCTACACGCCAGACCAAATAAGCAAGCTGTAA
- a CDS encoding phospholipid-binding protein MlaC: MSNIIYAVVFVFALFGVSFAWSDDGEDARDTVIKVVDAFRNDIVMDKVMLSTNPVLLEERVSNILEGVVDFDDFAKKVMGKYYRRASPEQRIRFASVTKDTLLNTYGSSLLELDADRINILPLGPQGRGKETKVDVDFEMAAGGLLNISFFMEQAEEGHWLLSNVVINNINFGLTFRKQFGVMMEQNKNDIELAISAWRDSLAKKS; the protein is encoded by the coding sequence ATGTCAAACATTATATATGCTGTTGTGTTTGTGTTTGCATTGTTCGGGGTCAGCTTTGCCTGGTCGGATGATGGCGAAGATGCCCGAGACACCGTGATCAAGGTGGTGGATGCTTTTCGCAACGATATTGTAATGGATAAGGTGATGTTGTCGACAAACCCTGTTCTGTTAGAAGAAAGAGTGAGTAATATATTAGAGGGTGTTGTTGATTTTGATGATTTTGCCAAAAAAGTCATGGGTAAGTATTATCGTCGAGCTTCGCCTGAGCAGCGCATTCGTTTTGCGAGTGTCACCAAAGATACTTTGTTAAATACCTATGGTTCCTCCTTGTTGGAGCTTGATGCTGATCGTATTAATATCTTGCCATTGGGCCCGCAGGGTCGAGGTAAAGAAACAAAAGTGGATGTCGATTTCGAGATGGCGGCCGGTGGGCTGCTTAATATTTCATTTTTTATGGAGCAAGCAGAAGAAGGACATTGGTTGCTGAGTAATGTAGTCATCAATAATATCAATTTTGGGCTTACCTTTCGCAAGCAATTTGGCGTGATGATGGAGCAGAATAAAAACGACATTGAGTTGGCCATCAGTGCTTGGAGGGATTCGCTCGCCAAGAAATCCTAG
- the mlaD gene encoding outer membrane lipid asymmetry maintenance protein MlaD, giving the protein MRSKRIELFVGAFIVLGFLAFVYLAVQVSGLAFAGKKDTYQIVARFDDIGGLTNRAKVTIAGVTIGSVESIVLDKELYMGLVTMNIDAGSDNIPTDSSIAILTSGLLGEKYLGISIGADEDMMGNGDELYDTQSALVLETLISQFLFKSSDAEK; this is encoded by the coding sequence ATGAGAAGTAAACGTATTGAGCTGTTTGTTGGGGCTTTTATTGTTTTGGGTTTTTTAGCCTTTGTATATCTGGCGGTTCAGGTAAGTGGTCTTGCCTTTGCTGGAAAAAAAGACACCTACCAAATCGTTGCCAGATTTGATGATATTGGAGGGTTAACCAATCGAGCTAAGGTTACCATCGCTGGCGTAACCATTGGCAGTGTTGAGTCGATTGTGCTGGATAAAGAGCTTTATATGGGGCTGGTGACAATGAACATAGACGCTGGCTCAGATAATATTCCAACCGACAGCTCGATCGCTATTTTAACGAGCGGGTTGCTGGGCGAAAAGTATTTGGGGATCTCCATCGGGGCTGATGAAGATATGATGGGTAATGGGGATGAGCTGTATGATACGCAGTCAGCATTGGTCTTGGAAACCTTGATTAGCCAGTTTTTATTCAAGTCTAGCGATGCGGAGAAATAG
- the mlaE gene encoding lipid asymmetry maintenance ABC transporter permease subunit MlaE, with translation MRFIQWLGSAFLDWLEAVGRAGVFLAQSIFRAPVRLNEAINLLVKQLYSVGVLSLVIVVVSGAFIGMVLALQGYSILAKFGSEEAVGQLLALALLRELGPVVTALLFAGRAGSSLTAEIGLMKATEQLSSFEMMGVDPLRRVIAPRFIAGVICLPLLSLIFSATGIIGGLVVSVSWLGVHDGAFWSLMQQSVYLDTDIVNGFIKAVCFSIVVTWIAVYQGYECVPTSEGIGKATTRTVVLGSLAILALDFVLTAAMFGDF, from the coding sequence ATGAGATTCATTCAATGGTTAGGCAGTGCGTTTCTCGACTGGCTTGAAGCAGTGGGTCGTGCGGGGGTTTTTCTGGCACAGAGTATTTTTCGCGCTCCAGTTAGGCTCAACGAAGCGATCAATTTGTTGGTTAAGCAGCTGTATTCTGTTGGTGTTTTGTCGTTGGTGATTGTTGTGGTATCAGGGGCTTTTATCGGCATGGTACTGGCTCTTCAAGGGTACAGCATTTTGGCGAAATTTGGTTCTGAAGAAGCGGTTGGTCAGTTATTGGCCTTGGCTTTATTGCGAGAGCTCGGTCCGGTGGTGACGGCTTTGTTGTTTGCAGGTCGGGCGGGGTCTTCGTTAACCGCTGAAATAGGCTTAATGAAAGCAACAGAGCAGTTGTCTAGCTTTGAGATGATGGGAGTGGACCCTCTGCGCCGTGTTATTGCCCCTAGATTTATTGCCGGTGTCATTTGCTTACCATTGCTGAGCTTAATTTTTTCTGCAACGGGTATTATTGGTGGGCTAGTTGTTTCAGTGAGTTGGCTAGGGGTACATGATGGCGCGTTTTGGTCATTGATGCAGCAATCTGTCTATTTAGATACGGACATTGTAAATGGTTTTATAAAAGCGGTGTGCTTCTCAATTGTGGTGACGTGGATCGCGGTTTATCAAGGGTATGAATGTGTGCCGACTTCTGAGGGTATTGGTAAAGCCACTACTCGTACTGTTGTTTTGGGCTCATTGGCTATTTTGGCGCTGGATTTTGTATTAACTGCCGCTATGTTTGGAGATTTTTAG
- a CDS encoding ABC transporter ATP-binding protein, translating into MSVIDAYIKVRNLSFYRGGRVIYNDVSLTIPRGKITAVMGPSGTGKTTLLRLIAAQLAPDSGTVFVDGQDVHTLSRTELYKVRKKMGMLFQSGALFSDMSVAENIAFPMEEHTTLDKKTIAEIVARKLHSVGLRGASKLMPSELSGGMARRVALARAIALDPELVLYDEPFTGQDPISKGVLVKLIRQLNAQSNITSVLVSHDVQESLSIADHVCILAGGRVIAEGTPEAILASDNAEVKQFLNGDPDGPVPFHYPEDAECLKAAQ; encoded by the coding sequence GTGTCAGTGATAGATGCTTACATAAAAGTTCGGAATTTGAGTTTTTACCGTGGAGGTCGTGTCATCTATAACGATGTTTCACTTACTATTCCGCGGGGTAAAATTACTGCGGTCATGGGGCCAAGCGGGACCGGTAAAACCACGCTGTTACGATTGATAGCGGCTCAACTCGCGCCTGATTCGGGTACGGTTTTTGTTGACGGCCAAGATGTGCATACCTTATCGAGAACGGAGCTTTATAAGGTTAGAAAAAAAATGGGTATGCTTTTTCAAAGCGGGGCCTTGTTCAGTGATATGTCTGTGGCAGAAAATATCGCCTTTCCTATGGAAGAACATACCACTTTAGATAAAAAAACCATCGCTGAGATCGTGGCGAGAAAACTGCACAGTGTGGGCTTACGTGGCGCATCAAAGCTGATGCCTTCTGAGTTATCGGGGGGGATGGCGCGTCGTGTTGCCTTGGCAAGAGCCATTGCCCTGGATCCTGAGCTGGTGCTCTATGATGAGCCATTCACGGGTCAAGACCCCATTTCTAAAGGCGTTTTAGTTAAATTAATTCGTCAACTTAATGCACAATCAAACATTACTTCTGTGCTGGTGTCGCACGATGTACAAGAGTCATTATCTATTGCTGACCACGTTTGTATTTTAGCTGGAGGTCGTGTCATTGCCGAAGGAACGCCAGAGGCGATTCTTGCTTCCGATAACGCAGAAGTGAAGCAGTTTTTGAATGGCGATCCTGATGGCCCTGTCCCTTTCCATTACCCAGAAGACGCTGAATGTCTTAAGGCGGCACAATGA
- a CDS encoding calcium/sodium antiporter — protein MSLINTMLLFSIALIVGLILLVMSSDKFIEHSALVAEKLHVNPMIIGITLVAFGTSAPEMVVSAIAALDGAPEIAVGNVLGSNIANIALVFGITLLFSSIPIAKGLSTKEVPLVLAITFLTGVLLFDQVLSVWDGIMLIAAFVIILTILLRGSKDLESELKEDLPENDGTTVSKSLAIAVVGLVVLIGSSKLLVWGAVGIATALGVSELVIGLTIVAVGTSLPELAASVSSVRKGHHDIAIGNILGSNIFNLATVLPLPAIIAPGLINQSVVIRDFPWVLGLTVALALAIYWFKKTKENCIPRWVGVPLIASYAVYLFIVSTSGSA, from the coding sequence ATGAGTCTTATCAATACCATGCTGCTGTTTTCAATTGCCCTGATTGTTGGGCTAATTTTATTGGTTATGAGTTCCGACAAATTCATTGAACATTCCGCCCTTGTTGCTGAAAAACTCCATGTGAACCCCATGATCATTGGCATCACACTGGTAGCATTCGGCACCTCCGCCCCTGAAATGGTAGTCTCGGCCATCGCCGCCCTCGACGGTGCACCAGAAATTGCCGTAGGAAACGTATTAGGCTCTAACATTGCTAATATCGCGCTGGTTTTTGGTATTACCTTGCTATTTTCATCGATTCCCATTGCAAAAGGTCTCTCCACCAAAGAGGTACCACTCGTACTGGCCATTACCTTTCTGACCGGCGTTTTACTGTTTGATCAAGTGCTCAGTGTTTGGGATGGCATTATGCTTATTGCCGCATTCGTGATCATATTGACCATTCTTTTAAGGGGTAGCAAAGACTTAGAAAGCGAACTCAAAGAAGACTTACCCGAAAACGATGGCACAACGGTCAGTAAATCGCTTGCTATTGCCGTCGTTGGCTTAGTCGTTTTGATTGGAAGCTCCAAACTGTTAGTGTGGGGTGCCGTGGGTATAGCAACCGCTTTAGGGGTCAGTGAGCTGGTGATTGGCTTAACCATTGTTGCCGTTGGCACCAGCCTGCCTGAATTGGCGGCGTCCGTTAGCAGCGTAAGAAAAGGCCACCATGACATTGCCATTGGCAACATTTTGGGCTCTAATATTTTCAATTTAGCGACGGTCCTGCCGTTGCCGGCTATTATTGCCCCTGGTTTAATCAATCAAAGCGTAGTTATTCGAGACTTCCCATGGGTACTGGGTCTTACCGTGGCACTTGCCTTGGCTATTTATTGGTTTAAGAAAACCAAAGAAAATTGCATACCACGCTGGGTGGGGGTGCCGCTAATAGCATCCTATGCGGTTTATCTTTTCATTGTCAGCACAAGTGGCTCAGCGTAA
- the lptC gene encoding LPS export ABC transporter periplasmic protein LptC encodes MPIHTKFFTIKALLVSGTTALVLSAVFWLGTSPKQNLVATDSLSTSPDYFITQVKITAYNTNGELVETLNAKQTLHYVAQSKTLLESPNIERFSETGYWNAKADKGIIDDGSSDILLTENAQAIKKYRLSENIQLVADNVHYLEQDQSLISYGNAMLISTQGETSAGKITTYIHSEDVLMTGSVRGKYETIR; translated from the coding sequence ATGCCAATACACACAAAATTCTTTACCATTAAAGCGCTGCTTGTATCAGGTACAACGGCGCTCGTACTAAGCGCTGTTTTTTGGCTTGGCACATCGCCAAAACAGAACTTGGTGGCAACTGATTCACTCAGCACTTCTCCAGATTACTTCATCACACAAGTAAAAATCACCGCGTACAATACAAACGGAGAGCTAGTTGAAACACTGAATGCAAAACAGACTTTACATTACGTAGCTCAATCAAAAACTCTGTTAGAATCCCCCAATATTGAACGTTTTTCTGAAACAGGTTATTGGAATGCAAAAGCCGACAAAGGCATTATCGACGATGGCAGCAGTGATATTTTGCTCACTGAAAATGCCCAAGCGATTAAAAAATACCGACTATCAGAAAACATTCAGCTGGTGGCCGATAATGTGCACTATTTAGAGCAAGACCAATCACTCATCAGTTATGGCAATGCCATGCTGATATCAACTCAAGGTGAGACTTCTGCAGGCAAAATAACCACTTACATTCACTCAGAAGACGTCTTGATGACAGGATCTGTACGAGGAAAATATGAAACCATTCGTTAA
- the lptA gene encoding lipopolysaccharide transport periplasmic protein LptA — translation MKPFVNISALVAVALLGSQAYALPEDMSQPLEIQADEAAFDQTSGEAIYKGNVFVKQGTIEIQAQYLKVSTDPLTRAFNRLEATGKPAKFSQQVDWSGNMVISQGNEIRYSTHDSTLEILGESYLSRMQNSITADYILYMIADGTFSAEKKTTGRVFMTLQPQAPEAKK, via the coding sequence ATGAAACCATTCGTTAATATTAGTGCCTTAGTCGCCGTGGCACTGTTAGGCTCTCAAGCTTACGCACTGCCAGAAGACATGAGTCAACCGCTCGAAATTCAGGCCGATGAAGCTGCTTTTGATCAAACCTCTGGTGAAGCTATTTACAAAGGCAATGTCTTCGTAAAACAAGGTACGATTGAAATACAAGCCCAGTACCTAAAAGTATCAACAGATCCGCTGACACGGGCGTTCAATCGCCTAGAAGCGACAGGAAAACCCGCCAAGTTCAGCCAGCAAGTGGACTGGAGTGGTAACATGGTTATCAGTCAGGGGAATGAAATACGTTACTCAACCCATGACTCTACACTTGAAATTCTCGGCGAGAGTTATTTGAGCCGCATGCAAAACTCCATTACTGCGGACTACATTCTCTACATGATCGCAGACGGCACTTTCAGTGCCGAGAAAAAAACCACAGGCCGCGTCTTTATGACATTACAACCCCAAGCACCTGAGGCAAAAAAATAG